Proteins encoded together in one Kitasatospora albolonga window:
- a CDS encoding MFS transporter has product MTEAPPASPRPARLRALLPDLSPWHSSRDFRLLWLQGLITYFGSFMALIALPLQIKHLTGSPLAVGAMGAVELVPLVVFGLYGGALADAVDRRRVILLTEAGLGVLAAILLVNALLPEPLLWPLYVVAGGVAALAGLQRPALDSLMARIVPHAQQTAAAALNSLRWQVGAIAGPALAGLVVAYAGHGTAYAVTVCTFAVSVVLCLRLTPAPPAEEAQKPSLRGIVEGARYAWSRPVLLGTYAIDLAAMFFAFPNTIFPFLADELDAQWSLGLMYSAGAVGSLALGLTSGWTSRVRRHGLFVVFGAAVWGLAIAAAGWFSSVWVVLLCLGVAGAGDMLSGLGRATIWNQTIPDELRGRLAGIEVLSYSVGPQLGQVRAGAMAGWTGTRSAIWTGGVACVASVALLTAALPKLVRYDSETDEDAVRRRETRAEG; this is encoded by the coding sequence GTGACCGAAGCTCCCCCTGCCTCCCCGCGCCCGGCCCGGCTCCGTGCCCTGCTGCCGGACCTCTCCCCGTGGCACTCCTCGCGCGACTTCCGGCTGCTGTGGCTCCAGGGGCTGATCACGTACTTCGGCAGCTTCATGGCCCTCATCGCGCTGCCGCTCCAGATCAAGCACCTCACCGGCTCGCCGCTCGCGGTCGGGGCGATGGGGGCGGTGGAGCTGGTGCCGCTGGTGGTCTTCGGGCTGTACGGCGGGGCGCTCGCCGATGCCGTGGACCGGCGCCGGGTCATCCTGCTCACCGAGGCGGGGCTCGGCGTGCTCGCCGCGATCCTGCTGGTGAACGCGTTGCTTCCGGAGCCGCTGCTGTGGCCGCTGTACGTGGTGGCAGGCGGGGTCGCCGCGCTGGCCGGGCTCCAGCGGCCCGCGCTGGACTCCCTGATGGCCCGGATCGTGCCGCACGCCCAGCAGACGGCGGCGGCCGCGCTGAACTCGCTGCGCTGGCAGGTCGGGGCGATCGCGGGCCCGGCGCTGGCCGGTCTGGTGGTGGCGTACGCCGGTCACGGCACGGCGTACGCGGTGACGGTGTGCACGTTCGCCGTCTCCGTCGTGCTCTGTCTGCGCCTCACCCCGGCGCCGCCCGCCGAGGAGGCGCAGAAGCCGTCGCTGCGCGGGATCGTCGAGGGGGCCCGGTACGCCTGGAGCCGACCGGTGCTGCTGGGGACGTACGCGATCGACCTGGCGGCGATGTTCTTCGCCTTCCCGAACACCATCTTCCCGTTCCTGGCGGACGAGCTGGACGCCCAGTGGTCGCTGGGGCTGATGTACTCGGCGGGCGCGGTGGGCTCGCTGGCGCTGGGGCTGACCAGCGGCTGGACGTCCCGGGTGCGCAGGCACGGGCTGTTCGTGGTGTTCGGCGCGGCGGTGTGGGGGCTGGCCATCGCGGCGGCGGGCTGGTTCTCCAGCGTGTGGGTGGTGCTGCTCTGCCTGGGCGTGGCGGGGGCGGGCGACATGCTGAGCGGGCTGGGGCGGGCGACCATCTGGAACCAGACCATCCCGGACGAGCTGCGCGGGCGGCTGGCGGGCATCGAGGTGCTCTCGTACAGCGTGGGGCCGCAGCTGGGTCAGGTGCGGGCCGGGGCGATGGCGGGGTGGACGGGGACCCGGTCGGCGATCTGGACGGGCGGGGTGGCGTGCGTGGCGTCGGTGGCGCTGCTGACGGCCGCGCTGCCGAAGCTGGTGCGGTACGACTCGGAGACGGACGAGGACGCGGTGCGGAGGCGGGAGACCCGGGCGGAGGGGTGA
- a CDS encoding type I methionyl aminopeptidase: MSGQSLLVPGEITPVRSVPGNIRRPEYVGKPAPKPYTGPEIQDADTIERMRIAGRIAARAMEEAAKHIAPGVTTDELDRVAHEFMIDHGAYPSTLGYRGFPKSLCSSLNEVICHGIPDSTVLRDGDIVNLDVTAYINGVHGDNNATYLCGEVDEESRLLVERTRESLNRAIKAVRPGRQINVIGRVIESYAKRFGYGVVRDFTGHGINSSFHSGLIIPHYDSPQATTVMQPGMTFTIEPMLTLGTHEYDMWEDGWTVVTKDRKRTAQFEHTLVVTETGAEILTLP; encoded by the coding sequence ATGTCTGGCCAGTCGCTTCTCGTACCAGGGGAGATCACTCCCGTCCGTTCCGTACCCGGAAACATCCGGCGCCCCGAGTACGTGGGGAAGCCGGCTCCGAAGCCGTACACCGGCCCGGAGATCCAGGACGCCGACACCATCGAGCGGATGCGGATCGCGGGCCGCATCGCCGCTCGGGCGATGGAGGAGGCCGCCAAGCACATCGCCCCGGGCGTCACCACGGACGAGCTCGACCGGGTCGCGCACGAGTTCATGATCGACCACGGCGCGTACCCCTCCACCCTCGGCTACCGGGGCTTCCCGAAGTCGCTGTGCAGCTCGCTCAACGAGGTCATCTGCCACGGCATCCCCGACTCCACCGTGCTGCGCGACGGGGACATCGTGAACCTCGACGTCACCGCGTACATCAACGGGGTGCACGGCGACAACAACGCCACCTACCTCTGCGGTGAGGTGGACGAGGAGTCGCGGCTGCTCGTCGAGCGCACCCGGGAGTCGCTGAACCGGGCCATCAAGGCGGTCAGGCCGGGGCGGCAGATCAACGTCATCGGCCGGGTCATCGAGTCGTACGCGAAGCGGTTCGGCTACGGGGTCGTGCGCGACTTCACCGGGCACGGGATCAACTCCTCGTTCCACTCCGGTCTGATCATCCCGCACTACGACAGTCCGCAGGCGACGACCGTGATGCAGCCGGGGATGACGTTCACCATCGAGCCGATGCTGACGCTGGGCACCCACGAGTACGACATGTGGGAGGACGGCTGGACCGTGGTGACGAAGGACCGGAAGCGGACCGCGCAGTTCGAGCACACGCTGGTGGTCACGGAGACCGGTGCGGAGATCCTGACCCTGCCGTAA
- a CDS encoding biliverdin-producing heme oxygenase: MDATATATVTPFSTLIRTASHEQHTEAETSTFMGDLLGGRLGVDAYTRYTEQLWFVYRALEEGAEALRNDPVAGPFIQPELMRSTELERDLAHLRGENWREGLEPLPATAAYAARVTECARTWPAGYIAHHYTRYLGDLSGGQIIRDKAEKTWGFERKGDGVRFYVFEEIGNPAAFKRNYRELLDGVNADDLEKQRIIEECKRAFALNTAVFRELGEVFPLSA, encoded by the coding sequence TTGGACGCAACCGCAACCGCCACCGTCACTCCCTTCTCGACGCTCATCCGCACCGCGTCGCACGAGCAGCACACCGAGGCCGAGACCTCGACCTTCATGGGTGACCTGCTCGGCGGGCGGCTGGGCGTGGACGCGTACACGCGCTACACCGAGCAGCTGTGGTTCGTCTACCGGGCGCTGGAGGAAGGCGCGGAGGCCCTGCGGAACGACCCGGTCGCGGGCCCCTTCATACAGCCCGAGCTGATGCGCTCCACCGAGCTGGAGCGCGACCTCGCCCACCTGCGCGGGGAGAACTGGCGCGAGGGCCTGGAGCCGCTGCCCGCCACCGCCGCGTACGCCGCCCGGGTCACCGAGTGCGCCCGCACCTGGCCCGCCGGATACATCGCGCACCACTACACCCGTTACCTCGGCGACCTCTCGGGCGGCCAGATCATCCGCGACAAGGCGGAGAAGACCTGGGGCTTCGAGCGCAAGGGCGACGGCGTGCGGTTCTACGTCTTCGAGGAGATCGGCAACCCCGCCGCCTTCAAGCGGAACTACCGCGAGCTGCTGGACGGCGTGAACGCGGACGACCTGGAGAAGCAGCGGATCATCGAGGAGTGCAAGCGCGCCTTCGCGCTGAACACCGCGGTCTTCCGGGAGCTGGGCGAGGTGTTCCCGCTCAGCGCGTAA
- a CDS encoding phenazine biosynthesis protein PhzC/PhzF has product MNDHDNVPRGIDVLRVFCGPDGRHGNALGVVRDGRSHPDEASRQRLARQLGFSETVFVDDPERGRVDIHAPGLRLPFAGHPLVGAAWLLDLEILELAVGDVFARQDGEFTWITARPEWAPPRTFQQYATAEEVEALPGPPPGEGWLYVWAWEDEAAGRVRARAFPRRGEDIVEDEATGAAAMLLSAHLGRALNITQGRGSQILTAPAPDGTVEVGGRVLMAARAEPGRPQAL; this is encoded by the coding sequence GTGAACGACCACGACAACGTACCCCGGGGCATCGACGTCCTGCGGGTGTTCTGCGGACCCGACGGGCGCCACGGCAACGCGCTGGGCGTCGTACGCGACGGGCGCAGCCACCCCGACGAGGCGTCCCGGCAGCGGCTGGCCCGGCAACTGGGCTTCAGCGAGACCGTGTTCGTCGACGACCCGGAGCGGGGCAGGGTGGACATCCACGCCCCCGGGCTGCGGCTGCCGTTCGCCGGGCACCCGCTCGTCGGCGCGGCCTGGCTGCTGGACCTGGAGATCCTGGAGCTGGCCGTCGGGGACGTGTTCGCCCGCCAGGACGGGGAGTTCACCTGGATCACCGCGCGCCCCGAATGGGCCCCGCCGCGCACGTTCCAGCAGTACGCGACGGCGGAGGAGGTGGAGGCGCTGCCGGGGCCGCCACCGGGGGAGGGCTGGCTCTACGTCTGGGCCTGGGAGGACGAGGCGGCGGGGCGGGTCCGCGCGCGGGCCTTCCCCCGGCGCGGGGAGGACATCGTCGAGGACGAGGCGACGGGCGCGGCGGCCATGCTGCTGAGCGCGCACCTGGGCCGGGCCCTGAACATCACACAAGGACGCGGCTCCCAGATCCTCACAGCTCCCGCGCCGGACGGCACGGTGGAGGTAGGGGGCCGCGTCCTGATGGCCGCCCGGGCTGAACCCGGGCGGCCGCAAGCGCTATGA
- a CDS encoding Htaa domain protein produces the protein MLSSRSARALAVALLAVLVGALLPAATAQAASRTVQGGRLDWGIKSSFQSYVTGPIAQGSWSLTGGAATVGGSQFRFHSANGSYDPATGAFSSGFSGGVHFTGHTKADGSNELDLTISRPTIRISGGSGTLFADMVSKERGTGKVSNRSQVPLAKLGLGGINMKGGSTPIALSNVPTTLTAEGASAFAGYYTAGTPLDPISLSVDTKAPAEPKPAPSEKKDADDKDAEKDADKAKEKDEEKAEKEKAGRVENAAVDWGVRRTFREYVTGSIGQGKWTLADGAQDGGALFRFPAGKGTYDAKKQKLDAGFDGSVHFTGAHDLDLKFAAVTVAVAKGEGTLSADVTSAGTTRKDVPLITFEAKDFAPKDGLAVLTEVPATLTAEGAEAFGSMYKAGTEMDPVSLAVAVDKKAELPALPDLGSEPTAAAEPSQKPSAEPSTEPVAAASDSGPGAGTYAAIGGGVLLLAAAGTFFVLRRRKAAAGTDATATGSDAPQTS, from the coding sequence ATGCTGTCGTCCAGATCCGCCCGCGCGCTCGCCGTCGCGCTCCTCGCGGTGCTGGTGGGAGCCCTGCTCCCCGCCGCCACCGCGCAAGCGGCCAGCCGTACGGTGCAGGGCGGGCGGCTGGACTGGGGCATCAAGTCCTCCTTCCAGAGTTACGTCACCGGGCCCATCGCCCAGGGCAGTTGGAGCCTGACCGGCGGCGCCGCCACGGTCGGCGGCAGCCAGTTCCGCTTCCACTCCGCGAACGGTTCCTACGACCCGGCGACCGGCGCCTTCAGCTCCGGCTTCTCCGGCGGGGTGCACTTCACCGGCCACACGAAGGCCGACGGAAGCAATGAGCTGGATCTCACCATCAGCCGCCCCACCATCAGGATCAGCGGCGGCAGCGGCACGCTCTTCGCCGACATGGTCAGCAAGGAGCGGGGGACCGGCAAGGTCAGCAACCGCTCCCAGGTGCCGCTGGCCAAGCTCGGCCTCGGCGGCATCAACATGAAGGGCGGCTCCACCCCCATCGCCCTCAGCAACGTCCCCACGACGCTGACCGCGGAAGGCGCCTCCGCCTTCGCCGGTTACTACACCGCCGGTACGCCGCTCGACCCGATCAGCCTCTCCGTCGACACCAAGGCCCCGGCCGAGCCGAAGCCCGCCCCGTCCGAGAAGAAGGACGCGGACGACAAGGACGCGGAGAAGGACGCCGACAAGGCCAAGGAGAAGGACGAGGAGAAGGCCGAGAAGGAGAAGGCGGGCCGCGTCGAGAACGCCGCCGTCGACTGGGGCGTCCGCCGCACCTTCCGCGAGTACGTCACCGGCTCCATCGGCCAGGGCAAGTGGACGCTGGCCGACGGCGCCCAGGACGGCGGGGCACTCTTCCGCTTCCCGGCGGGCAAGGGCACGTACGACGCGAAGAAGCAGAAGCTGGACGCGGGCTTCGACGGCAGCGTCCACTTCACCGGCGCCCACGACCTCGACCTGAAGTTCGCCGCCGTCACGGTCGCCGTGGCCAAGGGCGAGGGCACCCTGTCGGCGGACGTCACGAGCGCGGGCACCACCCGCAAGGACGTCCCCCTGATCACCTTCGAGGCCAAGGACTTCGCGCCGAAGGACGGCCTCGCGGTCCTGACGGAGGTCCCGGCCACCCTCACCGCCGAAGGCGCCGAAGCGTTCGGCTCCATGTACAAGGCGGGCACCGAGATGGACCCCGTCTCGCTCGCCGTGGCCGTGGACAAGAAGGCCGAACTGCCCGCGCTGCCCGACCTCGGCAGTGAGCCGACGGCCGCTGCCGAGCCCTCGCAGAAGCCCTCGGCCGAGCCCTCCACCGAACCGGTCGCCGCCGCCTCGGACTCCGGCCCGGGCGCCGGAACGTACGCCGCGATCGGCGGCGGGGTGCTCCTGCTCGCCGCGGCCGGGACGTTCTTCGTCCTGCGTCGCCGCAAGGCCGCCGCCGGTACCGACGCCACCGCCACGGGCTCCGACGCCCCCCAGACCTCCTGA
- a CDS encoding ABC transporter substrate-binding protein translates to MRITQDFAPNGPEGPDTGRAFGRRPARRRTGAALTAALAFALLLTGCGGGNDSASKPAKSSADADRVEPLAAAPAPKLPVTVDSADGKKVTIDSTDRIVPLTGSLSEIVFTLGFGKQVVARDITATFEQAEKLPVVTRAHDVSAESVLSLKPTVVLADTTTGPREAIDQIREAGIPLLVVEPAKGLDDVGRRIDTVAEALGVPAAGTELKERTESRIAAVQKTIPDHADGKKPRVAFLYLRGSASVYLLGGAESGASSLLEAAGAVDAGKTSGLKKDFTAITSEALAKAAPDAILLMTKGFDSVGGMDGLVKIPGIAETPAGMDRRVVTIDDGVLLNYGPRTDRVLADIVEQLYAKGGKGQ, encoded by the coding sequence GTGCGCATCACGCAGGACTTCGCCCCGAACGGCCCTGAGGGCCCGGACACCGGGCGAGCCTTCGGCCGTCGCCCGGCCCGTCGCCGGACGGGCGCCGCCCTCACCGCCGCGCTGGCCTTCGCCCTGCTCCTGACGGGCTGCGGCGGAGGCAACGATTCCGCATCGAAGCCCGCCAAGAGCTCGGCCGACGCGGACCGGGTCGAGCCGCTGGCCGCCGCGCCCGCCCCGAAGCTGCCGGTGACGGTGGACTCGGCGGACGGCAAGAAGGTCACGATCGACTCCACCGACCGGATCGTGCCGCTGACCGGATCGCTGAGCGAGATCGTCTTCACCCTCGGCTTCGGCAAGCAGGTCGTCGCCCGCGACATCACCGCCACCTTCGAACAGGCCGAGAAGCTCCCGGTGGTGACCCGCGCCCATGACGTCTCGGCGGAGAGCGTGCTCTCGCTGAAGCCGACCGTCGTCCTCGCGGACACCACGACCGGTCCGCGCGAGGCGATCGACCAGATCCGCGAAGCGGGCATCCCGCTCCTCGTGGTCGAGCCCGCCAAGGGGCTCGACGACGTCGGCCGCCGGATCGACACGGTCGCCGAGGCGCTGGGCGTACCGGCGGCCGGCACCGAGCTGAAGGAGCGCACCGAGTCCCGTATCGCGGCCGTGCAGAAGACCATCCCGGACCACGCCGACGGCAAGAAGCCCCGGGTGGCCTTCCTCTATCTGCGCGGTTCGGCCTCCGTCTATCTGCTGGGCGGCGCGGAGTCGGGGGCGAGTTCGCTGCTGGAGGCGGCGGGCGCGGTCGACGCGGGCAAGACGTCCGGGCTGAAGAAGGACTTCACCGCCATCACCAGCGAGGCGCTCGCCAAGGCCGCGCCCGACGCGATCCTGCTGATGACCAAGGGGTTCGACTCGGTGGGCGGGATGGACGGTCTGGTGAAGATCCCCGGCATCGCGGAGACGCCCGCCGGAATGGACCGCCGGGTCGTCACGATCGACGACGGCGTGCTGCTGAACTACGGCCCGCGCACCGACCGCGTGCTCGCCGACATCGTCGAGCAGCTGTACGCGAAGGGCGGCAAGGGCCAGTGA
- a CDS encoding heme ABC transporter permease: MTTSYEERADKARSDRGPSPLSKEQDAEAPSPGTGPTDAGEAAKAAATGEAAEAPPAPKSPRGKAFVLTVGLSLALLAGCLLSAAIGAYSIPIGDLLGSLQHRIGLGGQPLDRVGESVLWNVRLPRVALALLVGASLGCAGALMQGVFGNPLAEPGVIGISAGAAVGAVASIALGLTFFGNWTITVFAFIAGLGTVLLVYTLSRSGGRTEVVTLILTGIAVNAFAGALIGLFVFFADNAQITQITFWQLGSLSQATWPKVLAVLPCALAGLLIAPFYARKLDLLALGERPARHLGVDVERLRITLVLVVALLTAAAVAVAGIIAFVGLLVPHLLRMANGPGHRFLVPGSALGGALVLVAGDLAARTVAAPAELPLGVLTALFGSPFFFWLLRRTRRKQGGWA, translated from the coding sequence GTGACGACGTCGTACGAGGAACGGGCGGACAAGGCCCGCTCCGACCGGGGCCCGTCGCCGCTCTCCAAAGAGCAGGACGCCGAAGCGCCCTCGCCCGGCACCGGGCCGACGGACGCAGGCGAGGCGGCCAAGGCTGCCGCCACGGGCGAGGCCGCCGAGGCGCCCCCCGCCCCCAAGTCCCCGCGCGGCAAGGCGTTCGTGCTCACGGTCGGGCTCTCGCTCGCCCTGCTCGCCGGGTGTCTGCTCTCCGCCGCGATCGGCGCGTACTCCATCCCCATCGGGGACCTCCTCGGCTCGCTCCAGCACCGGATCGGGCTCGGCGGGCAGCCGCTGGACCGGGTCGGGGAGAGCGTCCTGTGGAACGTGCGGCTCCCCCGGGTCGCCCTGGCGCTGCTCGTCGGCGCCTCGCTCGGCTGCGCGGGTGCCCTGATGCAGGGCGTGTTCGGCAACCCGCTGGCCGAGCCCGGTGTCATCGGGATCTCGGCGGGCGCGGCGGTCGGCGCGGTCGCCTCCATCGCGCTCGGGCTGACCTTCTTCGGCAACTGGACCATCACGGTCTTCGCGTTCATCGCCGGTCTCGGCACGGTGCTGCTCGTCTATACGCTCTCGCGCTCCGGCGGCCGGACCGAGGTCGTGACGCTGATCCTCACCGGTATCGCCGTCAACGCCTTCGCGGGCGCGCTGATCGGGCTGTTCGTCTTCTTCGCGGACAACGCGCAGATCACCCAGATCACCTTCTGGCAGCTCGGTTCGCTCTCGCAGGCGACCTGGCCCAAGGTGCTCGCCGTGCTGCCGTGCGCGCTGGCCGGGCTGCTCATCGCGCCTTTCTACGCCCGCAAGCTGGATCTGCTGGCCCTCGGGGAGCGGCCCGCCCGCCATCTGGGCGTGGACGTGGAGCGGCTGCGGATCACGCTGGTCCTGGTGGTGGCGCTGCTGACGGCCGCCGCCGTGGCCGTGGCCGGGATCATCGCGTTCGTCGGGCTGCTCGTCCCGCATCTGCTGCGGATGGCGAACGGCCCCGGCCACCGTTTCCTGGTCCCCGGGAGCGCCCTGGGCGGTGCGCTGGTGCTGGTGGCGGGCGACCTCGCGGCCCGGACCGTGGCCGCCCCCGCCGAGCTGCCGCTCGGGGTGCTGACCGCGCTCTTCGGCAGCCCGTTCTTCTTCTGGCTGCTGCGCAGGACCCGTCGTAAGCAAGGTGGTTGGGCATGA